A portion of the Leptospira kanakyensis genome contains these proteins:
- a CDS encoding histone deacetylase family protein, translating to MGSLKTGITFHEEFLKHNTGAGHPENHGRLESILDHISDLPSKNFLWKKDFKVAPLSIISSIHDPNYVRLVGRTCEEKGSGYLDGDTVFSSHSFLAASLAVGAGLHLADEVLLGNLKNGMALVRPPGHHAESDHAMGFCIFNNIAVTAKYLQSKGIKRILILDWDVHHGNGTQHQFYEDDSVYFVSLHQYPFYPGTGASHERGRNEGLGTTLNLPLARGAGESEYLSHFVSIHREMEKFQPEFVLVSAGFDAHINDPLGGMNLSTSSYEIFTKEVKKIADTYASGKLISFLEGGYDFRALAESVKLHLETLAT from the coding sequence GTGGGATCATTAAAAACAGGGATTACCTTTCATGAAGAATTTCTAAAACACAATACAGGTGCTGGCCATCCGGAAAATCATGGAAGATTGGAGTCAATTCTTGATCATATATCCGATTTACCTTCAAAAAACTTTTTATGGAAAAAGGATTTTAAAGTGGCTCCACTTTCCATTATTTCCTCTATTCATGATCCAAATTATGTTCGTTTGGTGGGGCGTACTTGTGAAGAAAAAGGATCCGGATATTTGGATGGAGATACAGTTTTTTCATCCCATTCGTTTCTTGCTGCAAGCCTTGCAGTTGGTGCTGGCCTCCACCTTGCTGATGAAGTTCTTTTAGGGAACTTAAAAAATGGAATGGCATTGGTGCGTCCTCCCGGCCATCATGCGGAGTCAGACCATGCTATGGGATTTTGTATTTTTAATAATATTGCTGTGACGGCAAAGTATTTACAATCAAAAGGGATCAAACGGATTTTGATTTTGGATTGGGATGTCCATCATGGGAATGGCACCCAACACCAGTTTTACGAAGATGATTCGGTTTACTTTGTTTCCCTTCATCAATATCCATTTTATCCAGGAACAGGTGCTTCTCATGAGCGAGGTAGAAATGAAGGGCTTGGAACCACTCTCAATCTTCCTTTGGCTCGGGGTGCAGGGGAATCGGAATACTTATCTCATTTTGTTTCGATCCACCGCGAAATGGAAAAATTCCAACCAGAGTTTGTTTTGGTATCAGCAGGATTTGATGCTCATATAAATGATCCGTTAGGTGGTATGAATCTTTCCACTTCCTCGTATGAAATTTTTACAAAGGAAGTGAAAAAAATTGCTGATACTTATGCGAGCGGAAAACTCATTTCCTTTTTGGAAGGCGGTTATGATTTTCGGGCCCTCGCAGAGTCTGTGAAGTTACATTTAGAAACTTTGGCTACTTAA
- a CDS encoding putative glycoside hydrolase gives MKRLTISILLLFFFSCQSTSKVEKRQNADSSGTTPEFIEGLYINTKTIRDKKRWSLLFQVMKDAGMNTAVVDIQPHPPSPEQVAEAKALGFYMVARVVNFEGGLTEKTPNTNLMISIQKSIRKACELGFPEIQLDYIRYADGGTNFSMSYEKRYESILGIIKDHKEKTKDSCSKDTRWTADVFGRVPFIENDVIGQKVEPFSEELNGLYPMLYPSHFYGLTKRVADPYGTIKDGLDLTVKRAKQGTKAIAWVQGFNMMVGPSKLSYTDYIKVQMQGAKDSLGHGFIVWNAGNEYIDTMTAYEKYKSEPTPERQKVSKND, from the coding sequence ATGAAACGACTCACCATCTCCATCCTACTTCTATTTTTCTTCTCCTGCCAATCGACATCCAAAGTGGAAAAAAGGCAAAATGCAGATTCTTCAGGAACCACACCCGAATTTATCGAAGGGCTTTATATCAATACCAAAACCATACGTGATAAAAAACGTTGGAGTTTGCTTTTTCAAGTCATGAAAGATGCGGGAATGAATACGGCAGTAGTCGATATCCAACCGCACCCACCAAGTCCAGAACAAGTTGCCGAGGCAAAAGCACTTGGTTTTTATATGGTTGCTCGTGTAGTCAACTTTGAAGGTGGACTTACTGAAAAGACACCTAACACTAACCTGATGATTTCCATTCAAAAGTCAATTCGTAAGGCTTGTGAATTAGGATTTCCAGAAATTCAATTGGATTACATTCGTTATGCTGATGGCGGAACCAACTTCAGCATGAGTTATGAAAAACGATACGAGTCCATTCTTGGAATCATCAAAGATCATAAAGAAAAAACCAAAGACAGTTGTTCTAAGGACACTCGTTGGACTGCCGATGTATTCGGGAGAGTGCCATTCATTGAAAATGATGTGATTGGACAAAAGGTAGAACCGTTTAGTGAAGAACTGAATGGACTGTATCCTATGTTATACCCTTCGCATTTTTACGGACTGACCAAACGAGTGGCAGATCCGTATGGAACAATCAAAGACGGACTTGATCTAACGGTCAAACGCGCCAAACAAGGAACCAAAGCCATCGCTTGGGTGCAAGGTTTCAATATGATGGTTGGCCCAAGTAAACTAAGTTATACCGACTATATCAAAGTGCAAATGCAAGGTGCAAAAGATTCGCTGGGGCATGGATTCATTGTTTGGAATGCTGGAAATGAATACATCGACACAATGACTGCGTACGAAAAATACAAATCCGAACCCACACCCGAACGCCAAAAAGTAAGTAAAAACGATTAA
- a CDS encoding lipase secretion chaperone translates to MLDELKSGKINFVWEVWALRRKCKAGYTPDQCNATIIAYIEAEYESPDKEKVKDLFLSYFRYEEEYRKWEQPTDLSFVELYEKIKAKRRDVLGEKADLIFGMEESQVSFLEGTQNFIKQSANLPAEQRVKQFEDLKKKTYGTYYDSLVSREDKFDHYQMEMSLRDKEFNNISDPKEKEKYLSRIETKYFGKERAANLAEERAKESKFQESISKYESKEKEFLRENASLSLSEKEKKLKEIRIQFLGSEEEADAYIRRKNIEEAGK, encoded by the coding sequence TTGTTAGACGAACTTAAGTCAGGTAAAATAAATTTTGTTTGGGAAGTTTGGGCACTCCGTAGGAAATGTAAAGCAGGTTATACTCCTGACCAATGTAATGCAACCATCATTGCCTATATAGAAGCTGAATATGAATCACCAGATAAAGAAAAAGTAAAAGATTTGTTTTTATCCTATTTTCGTTATGAAGAAGAATATAGAAAATGGGAACAACCAACAGACTTATCCTTCGTAGAACTATATGAAAAAATCAAAGCCAAACGTAGAGATGTCTTAGGAGAAAAAGCGGATTTGATTTTTGGAATGGAAGAATCTCAAGTATCTTTTTTAGAGGGAACACAAAACTTTATCAAACAATCGGCAAACTTACCTGCCGAACAACGGGTAAAACAATTTGAAGACCTAAAGAAAAAGACATACGGGACGTATTACGATTCTCTTGTTTCTAGAGAAGATAAGTTCGACCATTATCAAATGGAAATGAGCCTTCGAGATAAAGAGTTCAATAACATTTCCGATCCAAAAGAAAAAGAAAAATATTTAAGTCGTATCGAAACCAAATACTTTGGAAAAGAACGTGCTGCCAATTTGGCTGAGGAAAGAGCAAAAGAATCTAAATTCCAAGAATCAATTAGCAAATACGAATCGAAAGAAAAGGAATTTTTAAGAGAGAATGCTAGTCTTTCGCTTTCTGAAAAAGAAAAGAAACTCAAAGAAATTCGAATTCAATTCCTTGGTTCTGAAGAAGAAGCAGATGCTTATATCAGAAGAAAGAACATAGAAGAGGCGGGAAAATAA
- a CDS encoding esterase/lipase family protein produces the protein MKKKFLIGFLATLLSVPTSGLFAGPLDGQCIALVHGILGFDDTQGLAGGLVKYWGGLDGYLRSQGAKVTTPGSSATNSIPTRASQIQASVNTWMTANGCSKVHLMGHSQGGLVIRYMVSNLGFNGKTQTVTTINSLHQGAPMADIVLGVIPGWLQPFANSALSLLAKLVYRDGRPQDVIAMGKSLTVSYVKTFNTNSPNKSGIKYYSYGSEMAWADLIQHPIMALTHPITWAGGLFYGLGGGNDGVVPLNSQKWGAWKGTPSSYWFATGIDHLQATNLAWSGQNYYDVQGHYLNIAKNAKAGL, from the coding sequence ATGAAAAAGAAGTTTTTAATCGGGTTTTTAGCGACCCTTCTCTCCGTCCCCACCTCCGGTCTGTTTGCCGGTCCTCTTGATGGTCAGTGCATTGCACTCGTTCATGGAATTCTTGGTTTTGATGATACACAAGGCCTAGCTGGTGGACTCGTGAAGTATTGGGGTGGCCTTGACGGTTATCTTCGTAGCCAAGGTGCAAAAGTCACCACTCCTGGAAGTTCGGCTACAAATTCTATTCCTACTCGTGCGAGCCAAATTCAGGCTTCAGTGAATACTTGGATGACAGCAAACGGTTGTTCTAAGGTTCATTTGATGGGCCATAGCCAAGGTGGACTCGTCATTCGTTATATGGTATCCAATCTTGGATTTAACGGAAAAACACAAACTGTTACTACTATCAACTCCCTTCACCAAGGGGCTCCTATGGCTGACATCGTTCTTGGAGTCATTCCAGGTTGGTTGCAACCATTCGCAAATTCAGCACTTAGCCTACTTGCAAAACTAGTTTACCGTGATGGTCGTCCTCAAGACGTAATCGCTATGGGAAAATCACTGACTGTAAGTTATGTGAAGACTTTTAACACAAACTCACCTAACAAATCTGGAATCAAATACTACTCTTACGGTAGTGAAATGGCTTGGGCAGATCTTATCCAACATCCAATCATGGCACTCACTCACCCAATCACTTGGGCAGGTGGATTGTTTTATGGTTTAGGTGGAGGTAATGATGGTGTGGTTCCATTGAACTCTCAAAAATGGGGAGCTTGGAAAGGAACACCTTCTTCTTATTGGTTTGCAACAGGAATTGACCACTTACAAGCTACAAACTTGGCTTGGAGCGGACAAAACTACTATGATGTGCAAGGTCACTACTTAAACATCGCAAAAAACGCAAAAGCTGGTTTATAA
- the radA gene encoding DNA repair protein RadA codes for MAKKQLPQYQCKSCGDSFSRWAGKCPSCGEWNQIEEVSNTSAGRFDSPILQKPKDRKYTDPKSIGSVVSDAHFRTSTGFSELDLVLGGGIVPGSLVLVGGEPGVGKSTLVLEIAKNIANEGSVLYISGEESASQIGLRAKRMGVTSENILLSSEVYAENISQMISDLKPKVVFVDSIQTILKESLVNQAGTITQLRESSQIFLETAKRTSVPIFLIGHITKEGQIAGPKVLEHLVDTVLYFEGDRFNYYRILRAVKNRFGAVGDTAIFEMVSGGLKQVLDRHRLFISPESEERSGSVLSSVMEGSRAIGVEVQALVTKSSYGQARRMAEGLDNRRVILLSAVLEKYLGFPLSESDIFSNLAGGLSIDEPSLDLAIAASIASSFKDKPVAREIGFLGEVGLSGEVRSVGQISLRLKELAGIGISKVYIPQGNFKEVEGLFSSLELIPVKHLQELGF; via the coding sequence ATGGCAAAAAAACAACTCCCGCAATACCAATGTAAGTCCTGCGGGGATAGTTTCAGTCGTTGGGCTGGAAAATGTCCCTCTTGTGGGGAATGGAATCAAATTGAAGAAGTGTCAAACACTTCTGCTGGCAGGTTTGATTCTCCCATCTTACAAAAACCAAAAGACAGAAAATACACAGATCCTAAATCTATAGGTTCTGTGGTGAGCGATGCTCACTTTCGCACTTCAACAGGATTTAGCGAATTGGATTTGGTTCTTGGTGGGGGAATTGTTCCAGGTAGTTTGGTGTTAGTTGGTGGAGAGCCAGGGGTTGGAAAGTCCACACTAGTTTTAGAAATTGCAAAAAACATCGCAAACGAAGGATCGGTTTTGTACATTTCGGGGGAAGAGTCTGCTTCCCAAATTGGACTTCGTGCCAAAAGGATGGGTGTCACTTCCGAAAACATTTTGTTATCTTCCGAAGTGTATGCGGAGAATATTTCGCAAATGATTTCTGACTTAAAACCAAAAGTTGTTTTTGTCGATTCCATCCAAACCATCTTAAAAGAAAGTTTGGTGAACCAAGCCGGAACCATCACCCAACTTCGAGAGTCCTCGCAAATTTTTTTAGAAACTGCCAAACGAACCTCTGTTCCCATTTTTCTCATTGGACATATTACCAAAGAAGGACAAATTGCCGGACCCAAAGTTTTGGAACATTTGGTTGATACGGTTTTGTATTTTGAAGGAGACCGGTTTAACTATTACCGGATCCTCCGTGCCGTCAAAAACAGATTCGGTGCCGTTGGTGACACCGCCATTTTTGAAATGGTATCTGGTGGACTCAAACAAGTCCTCGACCGCCATCGTTTGTTCATCTCTCCTGAATCAGAAGAAAGATCTGGTAGTGTTTTGTCTTCCGTGATGGAAGGTTCCCGTGCCATTGGTGTGGAAGTGCAAGCCCTTGTCACAAAATCATCCTATGGACAAGCGCGTCGTATGGCAGAAGGTTTAGACAACCGCCGTGTGATTTTACTTTCTGCGGTGTTAGAGAAGTATTTGGGATTCCCTCTTTCCGAATCAGATATCTTCAGCAATCTTGCTGGTGGGCTTAGCATCGACGAACCAAGTCTCGACTTGGCCATTGCCGCATCCATTGCTTCTTCGTTTAAAGACAAACCTGTGGCTCGGGAAATTGGATTTCTAGGAGAAGTGGGACTTTCGGGAGAAGTGAGAAGTGTGGGGCAAATCAGTCTACGGTTGAAAGAACTGGCAGGCATTGGGATTTCGAAGGTGTACATCCCACAAGGGAACTTCAAAGAGGTAGAAGGTCTTTTTTCTTCTTTAGAACTTATTCCTGTAAAACACTTACAAGAGTTAGGTTTTTAA
- a CDS encoding ribonuclease D, with product MTQKRSTIKPVVLQGDLNEEFFEAFKKDDRLSVDCEMMGLNPRRDRLCVVQISDSKNKVALVQILPGQTEAPNIQKLFESKDITKIFHFARMDMTFLRARLGIKVKNVFCTKIGSKLARTYTDKHGLKELIREFFEENIDKKNQSSDWGKKILTKDQVDYASTDVRFLIALESILTEMMIRENRFALAERCFAFLETQVELDLLEVPNLFEH from the coding sequence ATGACCCAAAAACGTTCAACTATAAAACCAGTCGTCTTACAAGGAGATCTGAACGAAGAATTTTTTGAAGCCTTTAAGAAGGATGACCGGTTGTCTGTGGATTGTGAAATGATGGGACTCAATCCCAGAAGGGACAGACTCTGTGTTGTACAAATTTCCGATTCTAAAAATAAAGTCGCTCTTGTCCAAATTTTACCAGGACAAACCGAAGCCCCGAACATCCAAAAATTATTTGAATCCAAAGATATCACAAAGATTTTCCATTTTGCAAGAATGGACATGACCTTCCTTCGCGCAAGGCTCGGGATCAAAGTAAAAAATGTGTTTTGTACAAAAATTGGAAGCAAACTTGCTCGAACTTATACCGATAAACACGGGTTAAAGGAACTCATCCGCGAATTTTTTGAAGAAAACATCGATAAAAAAAATCAAAGTTCGGATTGGGGAAAAAAGATCCTCACGAAAGACCAAGTGGATTATGCATCGACAGATGTTCGGTTTTTAATTGCTCTTGAGTCCATCCTCACGGAGATGATGATTCGCGAAAATCGTTTTGCTTTGGCCGAACGTTGTTTTGCCTTTTTAGAAACCCAAGTGGAACTTGATCTTTTGGAAGTACCAAATCTTTTCGAACACTGA
- a CDS encoding glycoside hydrolase family 36 protein: MKIQYRVHNSVTISNFLPVKAGVYQSECKKFELLLPQATDTKTGTILSPKLIWRESTRPEVGFSVDHLELELSILPEGGGYNLFQHGYQSWSISRKVENTSIDKPPFLSFLQYSQENIYSKHESKVGKFISEYLTLVFNKESGNGILYAPIEQGEFGTKFEVVLGENGVVTSVKVIYDIHCLPDLRPNAKLSIAKIKVLPFKGNPEIKLAKYFEELGKKEGPGNLPKKVPTGWCSWYYYYTKIDQKTILDNLTKVRELNLPFEFFQIDDGYQKEIGDWLVPNEKFPGGMRILADEIKRVGLKPGIWLAPFLVRKKSEFFRKYPEAILKDQNGKPVPAIYQPLWGKGYTYALDITHPTALSYLEKVFSTMVKEWGYPYLKLDFLYAGLLPGDVYNKSLSPQARYRNALELIRKTVGKNTFLLGCGAPMLPSVGIFDGMRISCDVAPFWYPEKLRVFLKDRNALCTRTALINDITRSSMHRHLWLNDPDCLLVRKKRNKMNEAQTKLMASVMAVSGGMLLVSDDLTKLEMDRLDLLKKAFQLNRECQAYTPVPIGIFEEEFPNAMYNPAGYLGIWNPTEEEKTIRVAVPQGLKTKEPFLDFWTGTMVNLRIIGGHFEVTLPAFGSVVVAV, translated from the coding sequence ATGAAAATTCAATACAGAGTTCATAATTCCGTCACTATTTCTAACTTCCTTCCTGTAAAGGCAGGTGTTTACCAATCCGAATGTAAAAAATTCGAACTTTTACTTCCACAGGCCACTGATACCAAAACAGGAACAATCCTTAGCCCCAAACTCATTTGGCGGGAATCCACAAGGCCCGAAGTGGGATTTTCTGTAGACCATTTGGAATTGGAATTATCCATCCTTCCAGAAGGTGGCGGTTATAACCTCTTCCAACATGGATACCAGTCTTGGTCCATTTCAAGAAAAGTGGAAAATACCTCCATTGACAAACCTCCCTTTTTGTCTTTTTTACAATACTCTCAAGAGAATATTTATTCTAAACATGAATCGAAAGTGGGAAAGTTTATCTCAGAATATCTCACTCTAGTTTTTAATAAAGAATCAGGAAATGGAATTTTGTATGCTCCGATAGAACAGGGAGAATTCGGAACCAAATTCGAAGTGGTATTGGGTGAGAATGGTGTCGTAACATCCGTTAAAGTCATCTACGATATACATTGTTTGCCTGACCTCAGGCCCAATGCAAAACTCAGCATCGCAAAAATCAAAGTCCTTCCTTTCAAAGGAAATCCAGAAATCAAACTGGCCAAATACTTTGAAGAACTGGGAAAAAAAGAAGGCCCTGGCAATTTACCAAAAAAAGTTCCTACGGGTTGGTGTTCTTGGTATTATTATTATACAAAAATTGATCAAAAAACAATTTTAGACAATTTAACAAAAGTTAGAGAACTTAACTTACCTTTTGAGTTCTTTCAGATTGATGATGGATACCAAAAAGAAATCGGAGATTGGCTTGTTCCCAACGAAAAATTTCCTGGTGGGATGAGAATTCTTGCTGACGAAATCAAACGTGTAGGACTAAAACCCGGGATCTGGCTTGCACCCTTTCTGGTGCGAAAAAAATCAGAATTCTTTCGTAAATACCCAGAGGCCATCCTCAAAGACCAAAATGGGAAACCAGTTCCTGCTATCTACCAACCTCTTTGGGGAAAAGGTTATACTTACGCTCTCGATATCACCCATCCAACTGCCCTTTCTTATTTAGAAAAAGTTTTTTCAACGATGGTCAAAGAATGGGGTTACCCTTACTTAAAATTGGATTTTTTATATGCGGGCCTCCTTCCTGGTGACGTATATAACAAGAGTTTATCGCCACAAGCAAGATATAGAAATGCATTAGAACTGATTCGTAAAACAGTCGGCAAAAATACCTTTTTACTTGGATGTGGGGCACCCATGTTACCATCAGTCGGAATTTTTGATGGAATGCGTATTTCTTGTGACGTTGCACCATTTTGGTACCCGGAAAAACTTCGTGTTTTCTTAAAAGATAGAAATGCCCTTTGTACAAGAACAGCCCTGATCAATGATATCACTCGTTCTTCCATGCACAGACATCTTTGGTTGAATGATCCAGATTGTTTGCTTGTTCGTAAAAAAAGAAACAAAATGAACGAAGCACAAACCAAGCTGATGGCCTCCGTCATGGCAGTGTCAGGTGGGATGTTACTCGTTTCTGATGACCTTACTAAATTAGAGATGGATCGTTTGGATCTTTTAAAAAAGGCCTTTCAGTTGAATCGGGAATGCCAAGCTTATACCCCAGTTCCTATTGGAATTTTTGAAGAAGAATTTCCCAATGCAATGTACAATCCAGCCGGATACCTTGGGATTTGGAATCCAACCGAAGAGGAAAAAACCATTCGAGTAGCCGTTCCCCAAGGACTAAAAACCAAAGAGCCTTTTTTGGATTTCTGGACAGGTACAATGGTAAACCTTAGGATCATTGGTGGCCATTTTGAAGTAACCCTGCCAGCTTTTGGTTCTGTAGTTGTCGCCGTTTGA
- a CDS encoding putative lipoprotein: protein MRMIKHLSLVSVIAVLISFNNCAILDSASTSVSRLGISVSDSTSAFVKSVSKSISSISDGEKEKAMNEYKEDIIASVALQIRYENHKQELENQLAAIAKSHGVVAWRSNSVTYIAIGQGLKQANLSPSEMKLVTEDVAKQNAVVAKLILDGYNL, encoded by the coding sequence ATGCGTATGATCAAACATTTGAGTCTAGTTTCCGTAATTGCGGTTCTAATTTCATTTAACAACTGTGCTATCTTAGATTCTGCTTCTACAAGTGTAAGCCGATTAGGGATTTCTGTCTCTGATTCTACATCTGCATTTGTGAAATCAGTTTCCAAAAGTATCTCTTCCATTTCTGATGGTGAAAAAGAAAAAGCAATGAACGAGTACAAAGAGGATATCATTGCAAGCGTAGCTTTACAAATTCGTTATGAAAACCATAAACAAGAATTGGAAAACCAACTTGCTGCAATAGCAAAATCTCACGGTGTGGTGGCTTGGAGATCAAACAGTGTTACTTACATTGCCATTGGTCAAGGTTTGAAACAAGCAAACCTTTCACCATCTGAAATGAAACTGGTAACAGAAGACGTGGCAAAACAAAATGCCGTTGTCGCCAAACTAATCCTAGACGGGTACAACCTATAA
- a CDS encoding glycosyltransferase family 39 protein: MKKATLYIPYFFLLGAQFLPTKLWFFPGERTTYLFFSVFFIFIQSIFLFVVSKNTRLVEKLKSHIPPNWVLGILFFIFLVLYPVRNMDWGDGLLLLETNLLETKLFGFQFTLDEILETILHSEVSNLLFRIGFSDDPRVSYTFLSQLTGIGMIFGFLWTAKEKLKSNSFSITILLASGGILLTFGYAENYTLVTGCHLLLYIFVSQYTKDPKDNDLLLYGSTALVAISMLFHLVSGYLVLLLVYLWYFHSPKEKKLKHLFICSLIGFGILLPWFSYFLFFHDPAIDRNSTHLIHPPFYPKNRLLSSNHLKEILSVLYWNASIATLFLLYQFFFSKNEWKVFVKKPETKVILVSILAFFLHGFFHNPQLGFPADWDLMGFYWLSITFLAHQFWIESKEISVEWIPPFLFGTVIVVFSAITLNQKNPNKEKLWETTKVTIQTYVNENKTYIDNLPKEDKKFFAKGDFLFYKGEVITNKLCDFPQKQEIIKKMKQHRIDWKKGFEDGSFKSKDSLGIFLKEATKTNVEYIKSLEANKICHPML; encoded by the coding sequence ATGAAAAAAGCCACTCTCTACATTCCCTATTTTTTCCTTTTGGGAGCCCAATTCCTACCAACAAAATTATGGTTTTTTCCGGGAGAAAGAACCACTTATCTTTTTTTCTCAGTTTTTTTCATCTTCATCCAATCTATTTTTTTATTTGTTGTATCAAAAAACACTCGTTTGGTGGAAAAATTAAAAAGTCATATTCCACCCAATTGGGTTTTGGGAATTCTCTTTTTTATATTTTTAGTTTTATATCCAGTTCGGAATATGGATTGGGGTGATGGACTTCTCCTACTTGAAACCAACCTTTTAGAAACCAAACTCTTTGGATTTCAGTTCACATTGGATGAAATTCTAGAAACAATCCTTCATAGTGAGGTTTCCAATTTACTTTTTAGAATTGGATTTTCAGATGATCCAAGAGTTTCTTATACATTTTTGTCCCAACTCACGGGGATCGGAATGATCTTTGGTTTTTTATGGACTGCCAAAGAAAAACTTAAATCCAATTCCTTTTCTATAACCATCTTACTTGCATCAGGTGGAATATTACTCACTTTTGGTTATGCCGAAAACTATACATTGGTCACTGGATGCCATTTATTACTTTATATTTTTGTTTCACAATATACAAAAGATCCAAAAGACAACGACCTTTTGTTATATGGCTCAACTGCCCTTGTTGCCATTTCTATGTTATTCCATTTGGTATCAGGATATTTGGTTCTTTTATTAGTATATTTATGGTATTTCCATTCGCCAAAAGAAAAGAAATTAAAACATTTATTCATTTGTAGTCTGATAGGTTTTGGAATCCTCCTACCTTGGTTCAGTTACTTTCTTTTTTTCCACGACCCGGCCATTGATAGAAATAGTACACATTTAATCCATCCACCCTTTTATCCTAAAAACCGATTGTTATCTTCCAATCATTTGAAAGAAATTCTATCTGTTTTGTATTGGAATGCTTCGATCGCTACGCTATTTTTACTATATCAGTTTTTCTTTTCTAAAAATGAATGGAAGGTTTTTGTAAAGAAACCAGAAACAAAGGTGATCCTCGTATCCATATTAGCATTTTTTCTACATGGTTTCTTCCACAACCCTCAACTGGGTTTTCCGGCTGACTGGGACTTGATGGGTTTTTATTGGTTATCCATTACATTCCTTGCCCATCAGTTTTGGATCGAGTCAAAAGAAATTTCTGTTGAATGGATTCCTCCATTTTTATTTGGAACGGTAATAGTGGTTTTTTCGGCAATCACTTTGAACCAAAAAAATCCAAACAAGGAAAAACTTTGGGAAACTACAAAAGTTACAATCCAAACTTATGTTAACGAAAACAAAACTTATATAGACAATCTTCCCAAAGAAGATAAAAAGTTTTTTGCCAAAGGTGATTTTTTGTTTTATAAAGGCGAAGTGATCACAAACAAACTTTGTGATTTTCCACAAAAACAAGAGATCATCAAGAAAATGAAACAACACCGAATCGATTGGAAAAAAGGATTCGAAGATGGAAGTTTCAAATCCAAAGATTCCCTTGGTATATTTTTAAAAGAAGCAACAAAAACAAATGTAGAATATATCAAATCTCTAGAAGCAAATAAGATATGTCATCCGATGCTTTAG
- a CDS encoding SpoIIE family protein phosphatase — protein MSEYSFKPEILIIDDDTEICETLELIINGLGYFVRYFTNPLQGLEYFEGERNPIVFLDVNMPQTTGLDLLPKIKAHDSKTQVLMMTGEHDIQTVVSSLYHRASDFILKPFHTKSIEAAISRAFEYYNFLKDKESMDESIKRDLRLAAKIQTRTMNLPQGLGHKIFSEIKPVSFVSGDFFQVLPLNEDRTLILMGDIEGHGVTSGLIAILMTAIHKELTRTTTIAPSELLSRLNRELCNEIGTHSMTAISIVIDHRKKKITYARGGHPFPLVFQKGNRAPLILQDQSGQILGILKEMEFAENEVSVETGDILFLYSDGLLASSTHPLVQTLIQLPGGENRIESMRTEITNYIQYLETSSKASDDISYLLLEI, from the coding sequence ATGTCCGAATATTCTTTTAAACCCGAGATTCTCATCATAGATGATGATACAGAAATCTGTGAAACCTTAGAACTCATTATCAATGGGTTGGGATATTTTGTAAGGTATTTTACAAACCCTCTCCAAGGTTTGGAATACTTTGAAGGGGAACGCAATCCCATTGTTTTTTTAGACGTCAATATGCCTCAAACTACGGGTTTAGATTTGTTACCAAAAATCAAAGCCCATGATTCCAAAACGCAAGTCCTTATGATGACAGGGGAACATGACATTCAAACTGTAGTTTCCTCTTTATACCACAGAGCCTCGGATTTTATTTTAAAACCATTTCATACAAAATCCATTGAAGCTGCGATTTCACGTGCATTTGAATATTATAATTTTTTAAAAGATAAAGAGTCGATGGATGAATCCATCAAACGTGACCTTCGGCTTGCTGCAAAAATTCAGACAAGAACTATGAATCTACCACAAGGTTTAGGTCACAAAATCTTTTCAGAAATCAAACCAGTCAGTTTTGTTTCTGGTGATTTTTTCCAAGTTTTACCTTTAAACGAAGATCGGACATTGATTTTGATGGGTGATATAGAAGGCCATGGTGTCACTTCTGGTCTCATCGCCATTCTTATGACTGCCATTCATAAAGAATTAACAAGAACAACCACTATTGCACCTTCTGAATTACTTTCTCGGTTGAATCGAGAACTTTGTAATGAAATTGGCACTCATAGTATGACAGCCATTAGTATCGTAATCGACCATCGTAAAAAAAAGATCACCTACGCCAGAGGAGGGCATCCATTCCCTTTAGTTTTCCAAAAAGGAAATCGTGCTCCTTTGATTTTACAAGATCAATCCGGTCAAATTTTAGGGATTCTCAAAGAAATGGAATTTGCTGAAAATGAAGTTTCTGTGGAAACCGGAGACATTCTCTTCTTGTATTCGGATGGGTTACTTGCTTCTAGCACCCATCCTTTGGTTCAAACTTTAATCCAACTCCCAGGTGGGGAAAATCGGATTGAAAGTATGAGAACAGAAATTACAAACTACATTCAATATTTAGAAACATCTTCTAAAGCATCGGATGACATATCTTATTTGCTTCTAGAGATTTGA